A window of Aurantibacillus circumpalustris genomic DNA:
CCTGTAACTATTACCAAAACAAGCGAGTACTCTCCTACACTTATTGATGATAAAACTTTAGCTTCCGTTGTAGTTGAATCAGATAGTGCGCAACGCATACATTTTATAGATGCACTTAGCGGGCGCGATACCCTAAAATTAGAAATGGACTCCATTGGTTATTTCACATTTTTAAATTCAGATACCTTGGTTTATTATAAACTCACGCAAACCCATTCACTTCGTTATTACTCCATGAGAACTAAAGAAGATAAATGGTTGGCTAATTCGCCAGTTCGAGGATTCAAGGCTATAAACAGACATAAACTTATATATGGATTAAAAGATTCTGTTCATGTAACATTTTATGTGTACGATTTTTTATTGCACAAAGCTTATCAATATGCAGAATATCCATCTGTGAACGAAGACATTATTTGGCATCCTACCTGGGGCTTAATAAAATCGGAAGAAAATAAATTGATGCGTTTTGATGAGGTTAATCAAACATGGTCAGTGCTATTTGATCTCTCTAGTTTTCAGATTAAAAAAATCACACGTTTTATTTTTGATCCTGAAAATAAATGTTTGGTTGTAGTAAATAATTTATAAAATGGCTTACGAAAAAATTCTCGGCGACTACTTATTCAGCAATGATAAATTAAAGCTTCAGGTGGATGTGGTTCACGATTATTTGAGCAAAGAAAGTTATTGGGCTCGGAATATTCCTTTAGAACTTGTAGAAAAATCAATTGAAGGAAGTGTCTGCTTTGGCGTTTATTACAACGTAAAACAAATTGGTTTTGCACGCGTTATCACAGATACTGCAAGCTTTGGGTATTTAGCGGACGTATTTATTGTAAAAGAATTTCGCGGAAAAGGTTTGTCTAAAGAATTGATGGCTTTTATTATGAATTATGACCCCTTAAAAAAACTCCGTCGCTTTATGCTTGCTACGAAAGACGCGCATGAATTGTACACGCAGTTTGGTTTTAAAGCTTTGGCGGAGCCTGCCCGTTTTATGGAAATTAAATCTTTTGAGTCGTATACACAATGATAAACTAATTTCAATATCTGACTCAACTATTTTTGATCAGCAACTATCTGCTAACAACTAATTTTCTGTTAAGCGTGTAGTTTTTGTCGACAAAA
This region includes:
- a CDS encoding GNAT family N-acetyltransferase, with translation MAYEKILGDYLFSNDKLKLQVDVVHDYLSKESYWARNIPLELVEKSIEGSVCFGVYYNVKQIGFARVITDTASFGYLADVFIVKEFRGKGLSKELMAFIMNYDPLKKLRRFMLATKDAHELYTQFGFKALAEPARFMEIKSFESYTQ
- a CDS encoding TolB family protein, with the protein product MNKLSNIICSFFLVLVAKAQLPNTDIWLFKIETDKLKQFILKDPLNITNHEGYDNQPCFSPDGKKIYYVSGKDDGQTEVFYYDIKKKKNVPVTITKTSEYSPTLIDDKTLASVVVESDSAQRIHFIDALSGRDTLKLEMDSIGYFTFLNSDTLVYYKLTQTHSLRYYSMRTKEDKWLANSPVRGFKAINRHKLIYGLKDSVHVTFYVYDFLLHKAYQYAEYPSVNEDIIWHPTWGLIKSEENKLMRFDEVNQTWSVLFDLSSFQIKKITRFIFDPENKCLVVVNNL